Proteins from a single region of Gasterosteus aculeatus chromosome Y, fGasAcu3.hap1.1, whole genome shotgun sequence:
- the LOC120812640 gene encoding wee1-like protein kinase 1-A: protein MSSLSRHRHGSPSPRVPPIRQKLQFTCSDEEDEPIEDVNNSTGGESGFTEMDSPMPVRRVAKDKRLEGDSSPLNRSGGDDDVELWDEESFGSPTHLRLPRSVIFANCSLSPRKASRLYGGSPERSYVHADGEGSSSPIPDCPDTPPHKTFRKLRLFDTPHTPKSLLSRARASGLGSSSRRVALFKNAEPSRKSFTNEGRRQETPLVNFNPFTPDSFLILSATQQRNRKRAHWNDSCGEDMEASDGEGEDEVLPPSKRITMMESNIMSRYASEFLELEKIGCGEFGAVFKCVKRLDGCIYAIKRSKKPLAGSVDEQNALREVYAHAVLGQHPHVVRYYSAWAEDDHMLIQNEYCNGGTLSDAISENYRRLSYLSELELKDLLLQVTRGLKYIHSTSLVHMDIKPSNIFISQKSVSSCDECDDDEGVTTSVVYKIGDLGHVTRVNNPQVEEGDSRYLANEILQEDYSKLTKADIFALALTVVNASGAEPLPTNGDKWHEIREGKLPAIPQVLSPEFLSLLKLMIHPDPSGRPSTSELIKHPVLLTASRMSAIQLRVELNAEKFKNALLQKELKKAQQARAAAEEKVLSTDRILTRSTVQSNPRTSRLIGKKMNRSVSLTIY from the exons ATGTCGAGCTTAAGTCGCCATCGGCACGGATCTCCGTCTCCTAGAGTTCCACCGATTCGGCAGAAACTGCAGTTCACGTGcagcgacgaggaggacgagcccATCGAGGACGTCAACAACAGCACGGGCGGAGAGTCCGGCTTCACGGAGATGGACTCCCCGATGCCGGTGCGACGGGTCGCCAAAGACAAGCGGCTGGAGGGCGACAGTAGCCCGCTGAACCGGTCCGGCGGAGACGACGACGTGGAGCTGTGGGACGAGGAGAGTTTCGGGTCTCCGACTCACCTGCGATTGCCGAGAAGCGTTATCTTCGCCAACTGCTCGCTTTCGCCGCGCAAGGCTTCCCGGTTGTACGGAGGGTCACCGGAGCGGTCCTACGTGCATGCCGACGGGGAAGGATCCAGCTCCCCGATCCCGGACTGCCCCGACACACCGCCGCACAAAACGTTCAGAAAACTCAGACTGTTTGACACACCGCACACACCAAAG AGCTTGCTGTCCCGAGCCAGGGCCTCTGGCTTGGGATCCTCCAGCAGGAGAGTTGCCCTGTTCAAGAATGCAGAGCCTTCAAGAAAGTCATTCACAAACGAGGGCAGGAGACAGGAGACCCCCCTGGTCAACTTTAACCCCTTCACACCAGACTCCTTCCTCATCCTGTCTGCTACACAGCAGAGAAACAGGAAGCGAGCACACTGGAATGa CTCATGTGGAGAAGACATGGAGGCAAGTGACGGCGAGGGAGAGGATGAAGTTTTGCCCCCATCAAAG AGGATCACCATGATGGAGAGCAACATAATGTCCAGGTACGCCTCAGAGTTCCTCGAGCTGGAGAAGATTGGCTGCGGAGAGTTTGGTGCCGTGTTCAAGTGTGTGAAAAGACTCGATGGCTGCATCTACGCCATCAAGAGGTCAAAGAAACCTCTGGCCGGCTCAGTGGACGA ACAGAACGCCCTGCGGGAGGTGTACGCCCACGCTGTGCTGGGCCAGCATCCCCACGTGGTGCGCTACTACTCCGCCTGGGCCGAGGACGACCACATGCTCATTCAGAACGAGTACTGCAACGGTGGCACGCTCTCCGACGCCATCTCCGAGAATTACAGGCGGCTCAGTTACCTGAGCGAGCTGGAGCTGAaggacctgctgctgcaagTCACACGGGGCCTTAAGTACATCCACTCCACGTCTCTGGTGCACATGGACATCAAGCCCA GTAACATCTTCATTTCACAAAAATCTGTATCCAGCTGTGATGAATGTGATGATGACGAAGGAGTGACCACCAGCGTCGTCTACAAAATAG GAGATCTGGGTCATGTGACACGGGTGAACAATCCGCAAGTGGAGGAAGGGGACAGCAGATACCTGGCCAATGAAATTTTACAAGAG GACTACAGTAAGTTGACGAAGGCGGACATCTTTGCCCTGGCTCTGACTGTCGTCAACGCCTCGGGGGCGGAGCCTCTTCCCACCAACGGAGACAAATGGCACGAGATCCGAGAGGGAAAACTGCCTGCCATCCCCCAAGTGCTTTCTCCAGAGTTTCTCAGTCTTCTCAAG CTGATGATTCATCCCGATCCAAGTGGACGGCCGTCCACGTCGGAACTCATCAAACACCCGGTGCTCCTCACGGCTTCCCGGATGAGCGCCATTCAGCTCCGAGTGGAGCTCAATGCGGAGAAGTTCAAGAATGCACTGCTCCAGAA GGAGCTGAAGAAGGCCCAGCAGGCTCGAGCTGCCGCAGAGGAGAAGGTTTTGTCCACCGACCGGATCCTGACCCGCTCCACGGTGCAGTCGAATCCCAGAACCTCCAGACTCATCGGCAAGAAGATGAACCGGTCGGTCAGCCTCACCATCTACTAA